In a single window of the Coffea eugenioides isolate CCC68of chromosome 3, Ceug_1.0, whole genome shotgun sequence genome:
- the LOC113764496 gene encoding uncharacterized protein LOC113764496 isoform X2 encodes MRNNNQIEPQGFDVDELFQFTMAKNWMEVLRICKSHPSDACKAKLTKSEETVLHIAVSSYHVRERGANALADIIRQLVKSLPVGQAVEILKAENKKGDTALHLAAALGSVTICECIATKDRELIMIRNQKGETPMFLAAHHGHMEAFRWLHELYNWNAREPDYSLCRRNDGDTILHSAISGEYFALADLITIKYDRLVNSVNQEGISPLHILARKPNVFESSSNLRLCDRMIYRCVYVPEVKSHQSRRGDWRSIEKTEEHYPENYQTCVNFIRLLSTAFRIIAPLGKGQDQGQGQGPGLVDQGKNGRSLTDTADPEEGKMEASRGEDSDSRQPGSTEDREIPIEGNQGKELNDENTFPPNYATCIQLFKFAINLALIIFGIGIWKISKMREKKQRHNRAVRMMDKLIEKESRYKYSHDGQNPINAAERMYAERIDIPKAAPEAPDTPSSSKDNIPASKSKDEKNKIESKPEANPKDAKETSILLAAKMGISEMVEKILKTFPVAIQDLDANGKNALLLTVENRQIKVFDLLMTMKLPEFVLYQIDNEGNSAMHLAAKFQEHKPWRIPGTALQMQWELKWFKHVKTSMPPQCFIQYNKKYETAREIFTKTHEKLAKDGSEWMLKTSESCSVVAALIAAVAFATASSIPGGVNQDSGHPVLEREPIFRVFSVASIVALCFSVTALVFFLAILTSRCEQRDFKRSLPRKLLIGLSSLFTSISAILVSFCAGDFFVLQDQVHRGAFPIYAVACLPITFFAFAQLPLYFDLLWSIIRKVPVRCYKLYYN; translated from the exons ATGAGGAACAACAACCAAATAGAGCCTCAAGGATTTGATGTAGATGAATTATTTCAATTTACCATGGCGAAAAATTGGATGGAAGTGCTGAGAATATGCAAGAGCCACCCTTCGGATGCTTGTAAGGCTAAGCTAACTAAATCAGAAGAGACAGTGCTGCACATTGCTGTCTCAAGTTACCATGTACGTGAAAGGGGAGCTAATGCACTTGCAGATATCATAAGGCAACTAGTAAAATCACTACCAGTGGGCCAGGCAGTCGAGATCCTTAAAGCGGAAAACAAGAAAGGAGACACAGCTCTCCATCTAGCTGCAGCACTTGGCAGTGTCACAATCTGTGAGTGTATAGCCACGAAGGATCGCGAGCTCATCATGATCCGCAATCAGAAGGGTGAAACACCAATGTTCTTGGCAGCTCATCACGGCCATATGGAAGCTTTTCGATGGCTTCATGAGCTCTACAATTGGAATGCAAGAGAACCAGATTATTCACTCTGTAGAAGGAATGATGGGGATACCATTCTGCACTCTGCCATATCTGGGGAATACTTTG CATTGGCGGACCTGATAACTATCAAATACGACAGGCTTGTCAATTCTGTCAATCAGGAAGGCATTTCTCCTCTCCACATCCTAGCCAGGAAGCCAAATGTATTTGAGAGCAGCAGCAATCTTCGACTCTGTGATCGAATGATCTATCGCT GTGTATATGTCCCTGAGGTTAAGAGCCATCAATCCAGAAGAGGAGACTGGAGAAGCATAGAGAAGACCGAAGAGCACTATCCGGAGAACTACCAGACATGTGTGAACTTCATTCGTCTACTTTCGACTGCATTCAGGATAATTG CTCCTCTTGGAAAAGGCCAAGATCAAGGTCAAGGTCAAGGTCCAGGTCTGGTAGATCAAGGGAAAAATGGAAGGTCTCTAACAGACACAGCAGATCCAGAAGAGGGAAAAATGGAAG CTTCTCGTGGAGAAGATTCTGATTCCAGACAACCGGGCAGTACAGAAGACAGAGAAATTCCAATAGAGGGAAATCAAG GAAAAGAGCTCAATGATGAGAACACGTTTCCACCTAACTATGCTACCTGCATTCAGTTGTTCAAATTTGCAATCAACCTTGCACTAATTATTTTCGGAATCG GCATTTGGAAGATCAGCAAGATGAGGGAGAAGAAACAGAGGCACAATAGGGCTGTTCGGATGATGGATAAATTGATTGAGAAAGAATCACGATATAAGTACAGTCACGATGGGCAAAATCCCATAAATGCTGCAGAACGGATGTATGCAGAAAGAATTGACATTCCAAAAGCAGCACCAGAAGCACCTGATACTCCTTCAAGCTCGAAAGACAACATCCCTGCAAGCAAATCCAAAGACGAGAAAAACAAAATTGAGAGTAAACCAG AAGCCAACCCCAAGGACGCTAAGGAGACATCAATATTACTTGCAGCAAAGATGGGTATATCAGAAATGGTGGAAAAAATCCTGAAAACCTTTCCAGTGGCCATTCAAGACTTGGATGCAAATGGGAAGAATGCCCTGCTCTTGACCGTTGAGAACAGGCAAATCAAGGTATTTGATTTATTAATGACAATGAAACTCCCGGAATTTGTGCTTTATCAAATTGACAATGAAGGAAACAGTGCAATGCATCTCGCTGCCAAGTTTCAAGAGCATAAACCTTGGCGAATTCCAGGTACCGCATTGCAGATGCAGTGGGAACTCAAGTGGTTTAAG CATGTGAAGACGTCCATGCCACCACAATGTTTCATCCAGTACAACAAGAAATATGAGACTGCAAGAGAGATTTTCACAAAGACGCATGAGAAACTAGCAAAAGATGGAAGTGAGTGGATGCTTAAAACCTCCGAATCATGCTCTGTGGTGGCAGCACTCATTGCAGCGGTGGCATTTGCTACAGCATCATCAATTCCAGGTGGTGTTAATCAAGACTCTGGTCATCCAGTTCTTGAAAGAGAGCCTATATTCAGAGTGTTTTCTGTCGCTTCAATAGTTGCTCTCTGCTTCTCCGTGACCGCTCTGGTGTTTTTTCTTGCTATCCTTACCTCAAGATGCGAACAAAGggatttcaaaagaagtttgcCAAGGAAGCTTTTAATTGGATTAAGCTCCCTATTCACCTCAATATCTGCAATATTGGTATCGTTCTGTGCAGGAGATTTCTTCGTTCTCCAAGATCAAGTGCATAGGGGAGCATTTCCCATCTATGCTGTAGCATGTCTACCGATAACCTTTTTTGCGTTTGCACAGCTACCATTATACTTTGATCTCTTATGGTCTATCATCAGAAAGGTACCCGTCCGTTGCTACAAGTTATACTACAACTAG
- the LOC113764496 gene encoding uncharacterized protein LOC113764496 isoform X1: protein MRNNNQIEPQGFDVDELFQFTMAKNWMEVLRICKSHPSDACKAKLTKSEETVLHIAVSSYHVRERGANALADIIRQLVKSLPVGQAVEILKAENKKGDTALHLAAALGSVTICECIATKDRELIMIRNQKGETPMFLAAHHGHMEAFRWLHELYNWNAREPDYSLCRRNDGDTILHSAISGEYFALADLITIKYDRLVNSVNQEGISPLHILARKPNVFESSSNLRLCDRMIYRCVYVPEVKSHQSRRGDWRSIEKTEEHYPENYQTCVNFIRLLSTAFRIIAPLGKGQDQGQGQGPGLVDQGKNGRSLTDTADPEEGKMEGQASRGEDSDSRQPGSTEDREIPIEGNQGKELNDENTFPPNYATCIQLFKFAINLALIIFGIGIWKISKMREKKQRHNRAVRMMDKLIEKESRYKYSHDGQNPINAAERMYAERIDIPKAAPEAPDTPSSSKDNIPASKSKDEKNKIESKPEANPKDAKETSILLAAKMGISEMVEKILKTFPVAIQDLDANGKNALLLTVENRQIKVFDLLMTMKLPEFVLYQIDNEGNSAMHLAAKFQEHKPWRIPGTALQMQWELKWFKHVKTSMPPQCFIQYNKKYETAREIFTKTHEKLAKDGSEWMLKTSESCSVVAALIAAVAFATASSIPGGVNQDSGHPVLEREPIFRVFSVASIVALCFSVTALVFFLAILTSRCEQRDFKRSLPRKLLIGLSSLFTSISAILVSFCAGDFFVLQDQVHRGAFPIYAVACLPITFFAFAQLPLYFDLLWSIIRKVPVRCYKLYYN, encoded by the exons ATGAGGAACAACAACCAAATAGAGCCTCAAGGATTTGATGTAGATGAATTATTTCAATTTACCATGGCGAAAAATTGGATGGAAGTGCTGAGAATATGCAAGAGCCACCCTTCGGATGCTTGTAAGGCTAAGCTAACTAAATCAGAAGAGACAGTGCTGCACATTGCTGTCTCAAGTTACCATGTACGTGAAAGGGGAGCTAATGCACTTGCAGATATCATAAGGCAACTAGTAAAATCACTACCAGTGGGCCAGGCAGTCGAGATCCTTAAAGCGGAAAACAAGAAAGGAGACACAGCTCTCCATCTAGCTGCAGCACTTGGCAGTGTCACAATCTGTGAGTGTATAGCCACGAAGGATCGCGAGCTCATCATGATCCGCAATCAGAAGGGTGAAACACCAATGTTCTTGGCAGCTCATCACGGCCATATGGAAGCTTTTCGATGGCTTCATGAGCTCTACAATTGGAATGCAAGAGAACCAGATTATTCACTCTGTAGAAGGAATGATGGGGATACCATTCTGCACTCTGCCATATCTGGGGAATACTTTG CATTGGCGGACCTGATAACTATCAAATACGACAGGCTTGTCAATTCTGTCAATCAGGAAGGCATTTCTCCTCTCCACATCCTAGCCAGGAAGCCAAATGTATTTGAGAGCAGCAGCAATCTTCGACTCTGTGATCGAATGATCTATCGCT GTGTATATGTCCCTGAGGTTAAGAGCCATCAATCCAGAAGAGGAGACTGGAGAAGCATAGAGAAGACCGAAGAGCACTATCCGGAGAACTACCAGACATGTGTGAACTTCATTCGTCTACTTTCGACTGCATTCAGGATAATTG CTCCTCTTGGAAAAGGCCAAGATCAAGGTCAAGGTCAAGGTCCAGGTCTGGTAGATCAAGGGAAAAATGGAAGGTCTCTAACAGACACAGCAGATCCAGAAGAGGGAAAAATGGAAGGTCAAG CTTCTCGTGGAGAAGATTCTGATTCCAGACAACCGGGCAGTACAGAAGACAGAGAAATTCCAATAGAGGGAAATCAAG GAAAAGAGCTCAATGATGAGAACACGTTTCCACCTAACTATGCTACCTGCATTCAGTTGTTCAAATTTGCAATCAACCTTGCACTAATTATTTTCGGAATCG GCATTTGGAAGATCAGCAAGATGAGGGAGAAGAAACAGAGGCACAATAGGGCTGTTCGGATGATGGATAAATTGATTGAGAAAGAATCACGATATAAGTACAGTCACGATGGGCAAAATCCCATAAATGCTGCAGAACGGATGTATGCAGAAAGAATTGACATTCCAAAAGCAGCACCAGAAGCACCTGATACTCCTTCAAGCTCGAAAGACAACATCCCTGCAAGCAAATCCAAAGACGAGAAAAACAAAATTGAGAGTAAACCAG AAGCCAACCCCAAGGACGCTAAGGAGACATCAATATTACTTGCAGCAAAGATGGGTATATCAGAAATGGTGGAAAAAATCCTGAAAACCTTTCCAGTGGCCATTCAAGACTTGGATGCAAATGGGAAGAATGCCCTGCTCTTGACCGTTGAGAACAGGCAAATCAAGGTATTTGATTTATTAATGACAATGAAACTCCCGGAATTTGTGCTTTATCAAATTGACAATGAAGGAAACAGTGCAATGCATCTCGCTGCCAAGTTTCAAGAGCATAAACCTTGGCGAATTCCAGGTACCGCATTGCAGATGCAGTGGGAACTCAAGTGGTTTAAG CATGTGAAGACGTCCATGCCACCACAATGTTTCATCCAGTACAACAAGAAATATGAGACTGCAAGAGAGATTTTCACAAAGACGCATGAGAAACTAGCAAAAGATGGAAGTGAGTGGATGCTTAAAACCTCCGAATCATGCTCTGTGGTGGCAGCACTCATTGCAGCGGTGGCATTTGCTACAGCATCATCAATTCCAGGTGGTGTTAATCAAGACTCTGGTCATCCAGTTCTTGAAAGAGAGCCTATATTCAGAGTGTTTTCTGTCGCTTCAATAGTTGCTCTCTGCTTCTCCGTGACCGCTCTGGTGTTTTTTCTTGCTATCCTTACCTCAAGATGCGAACAAAGggatttcaaaagaagtttgcCAAGGAAGCTTTTAATTGGATTAAGCTCCCTATTCACCTCAATATCTGCAATATTGGTATCGTTCTGTGCAGGAGATTTCTTCGTTCTCCAAGATCAAGTGCATAGGGGAGCATTTCCCATCTATGCTGTAGCATGTCTACCGATAACCTTTTTTGCGTTTGCACAGCTACCATTATACTTTGATCTCTTATGGTCTATCATCAGAAAGGTACCCGTCCGTTGCTACAAGTTATACTACAACTAG